In Arvicanthis niloticus isolate mArvNil1 chromosome 27, mArvNil1.pat.X, whole genome shotgun sequence, a genomic segment contains:
- the Mepe gene encoding matrix extracellular phosphoglycoprotein, producing the protein MTPESLVKMQAVSVGLLLFSKTWAALMLNADGSSSNQGNFHKDLTASVYPEPMVGKGAEDGQGVPLHVVKSLVTGTELWRDRNQEKKTQSVLSITPADVNDVKDALKDIKNQQSYLLSQDNPVKSKRTRQTRRSTHYLTHFPQVRKIPSDFEGSGSPDLLVRGDNDVPPFSGDGQHFMHIPGKGGAIGPGPESSASHPVSGSSKAEVVDPHTNGLGSNEIAGREGHGGSAYATRDKTAQGAGSAGVSLVEGSNEITGSTNFRQLPGKEGNRVGAGSQNAHQGKVEFHYPQVPSKEKGKGGGREHTGRAGYNEVPESSKGSSSKDAEESKGNQVTLTESQRFPSKGKSQSSHSLGNEVKSEEDSSNVPGREGSVISHRRTNHYVYHGQNNPTQNKGTSQQRGSRPSRRPYSHRHVSTRQRDSSSESSYSGSSSESDGD; encoded by the exons ATGACACCAG AGAGCCTTGTGAAGATGCAGGCTGTGTCTGTTGGACTGCTCCTCTTCAGTAAGACCTGGGCGGCACTA ATGCTGAACGCAGacggcagcagcagcaaccaagGGAACTTCCACAAGGACTTAACAGCATCTGTGTATCCTGAGCCCATGGTGGGTAAAGGAGCAGAGGATGGGCAAGGTGTTCCCCTTCACGTGGTAAAGAGTCTGGTGACTGGAACCGAACTATGGAGGGacagaaaccaagagaaaaaaactCAGAGTGTTCTAAGCATAACTCCAGCAGATGTCAATGATGTTAAAGACGCCTTAAAAGATATAAAGAATCAGCAGAGCTATCTTCTATCCCAGGACAACCCAGTAAAAAGCAAACGTACCCGTCAGACCCGTCGAAGCACTCACTACCTAACACATTTCCCCCAAGTGAGAAAGATTCCCAGTGACTTTGAAGGCAGTGGTTCCCCAGATCTTCTAGTCAGGGGAGATAATGATGTCCCTCCTTTCAGTGGAGATGGGCAACATTTTATGCACATTCCTGGCAAAGGAGGTGCTATTGGGCCTGGTCCTGAAAGCTCAGCTAGTCACCCTGTCTCAGGCTCCAGCAAAGCTGAGGTTGTTGACCCACACACAAATGGACTGGGTTCTAATGAGATCGCAGGGAGAGAAGGGCACGGTGGCAGTGCCTACGCAACCAGAGACAAAACTGCACAGGGGGCAGGTTCTGCGGGTGTGAGCCTTGTGGAGGGCAGCAATGAAATCACAGGCAGTACCAATTTCAGGCAACTCCCtggaaaagaaggaaacagagtTGGTGCTGGCAGCCAAAATGCTCATCAAGGGAAAGTAGAATTTCACTATCCACAAGTGCcctcaaaagagaagggaaaagggggtggcagggagcacacagggagagcCGGTTACAACGAAGTGCCCGAGAGCAGCAAAGGCAGCTCTAGCAAAGATGCAGAAGAATCAAAAGGGAACCAGGTAACCTTGACTGAAAGCCAAAGATTTCCAAGTAAAGGCAAAAGCCAGTCTTCTCACAGTCTTGGTAACGAGGTTAAAAGTGAAGAAGACTCCTCTAATGTTCCTGGTAGAGAAGGAAGTGTAATATCACACCGCAGAACAAACCATTATGTATACCATGGACAAAATAATCCTACACAGAATAAAGGGACGTCTCAGCAGAGAGGATCCCGGCCTTCAAGAAGGCCCTATTCTCACAGGCATGTCAGCACCCGCCAAAGAGACAGCAGCAGCGAGTCATCGTACAGTGGAAGTTCTAGCGAGAGTGACGGTGACTAG
- the Ibsp gene encoding integrin-binding sialoprotein — MRTALILLSILGMACAFSMKNFHRRIKAEDSEENGVFKYRPRYFLYKHAYFYPPLKRFPVQGGSDSSEENGDGDSSEEEGEEEETSNEEENNEDSEGNEEQEAEAENSTLSGVTASYGAETTAEAGTAELAALQLPKKAGDAESKAPKKKESDEEEEEEEEENENEEAEVEENEQVVNGTSTNSTEVDGGHGSSGGDNGEEEAEEASVTEAGAEGTTGAGELTSDGTKTAVLLNGFQQTTPPPEAYGTTSSSIRKSSTVEYGGEYEQTGSEYNNEYEVYDNENGEPRGDTYRAYEDEYSYYKGHGYEGYEGQDYYYHQ; from the exons ATGAGGACTGCTTTAATTTTGCTCAGCATTTTGGGAATGGCTTGTGCTTTTTCG ATGAAAAATTTCCATCGAAGAATCAAAGCAGAGGATTCTGAAGAAAACGGG GTCTTTAAGTACCGGCCACGATACTTTCTTTATAAGCACGCCTACTTTTATCCTCCTCTGAAACGATTTCCAGTCCAG GGAGGCAGCGACTCTTCGGAAGAAAATGGAGATGGTGATAGttcagaggaggagggagaggaagag GAGACTTCAAACGAAGAGGAAAACAACGAAGATTCTGAGGGGAATGaagaacaggaggcagaggcagagaactcCACACTCTCTGGTGTAACAGCTAGTTATGGAGCAGAGACCACAGCTGAAGCAGGGACTGCTGAGTTAGCTGCACTCCAACTGCCCAAGAAG GCTGGAGATGCAGAAAGCAAGGCtccaaaaaagaaggaaagtgacgaggaagaagaagaggaggaagaagaaaacgaGAACGAAGAAGCAGAAGTGGAAGAAAACGAGCAGGTGGTCAACGGCACCAGCACCAACTCCACAGAGGTGGACGGCGGTCATGGCAGCAGTGGAGGGGACAACGGAGAAGAAGAAGCCGAGGAGGCAAGCGTCACTGAAGCAGGTGCAGAAGGAACCACAGGGGCCGGGGAGCTGACCAGTGATGGCACCAAGACAGCTGTCCTTCTGAACGGGTTTCAGCAGACGACCCCGCCGCCCGAGGCCTATGGGACCACCTCCTCGTCGATCAGAAAGAGCAGCACCGTTGAGTATGGAGGAGAATACGAACAAACAGGCAGTGAGTACAACAATGAATATGAAGTCTATGACAATGAGAATGGCGAGCCTCGTGGGGACACTTACCGAGCTTATGAGGACGAATACAGCTACTACAAGGGGCATGGCTATGAAGGCTACGAGGGTCAGGATTATTACTACCATCAGTGA